In a genomic window of Acropora muricata isolate sample 2 chromosome 2, ASM3666990v1, whole genome shotgun sequence:
- the LOC136907845 gene encoding uncharacterized protein isoform X1, producing MNMTMFLLAISVFVFSTKSVSSRKCVEEILYCGDPVSGIFKIGNFPCCYKAEHAGALKFLSGKLYICLGNKWATFEFEKLFVHGTEFNPGFSCKDIQDRAGKRLSDGIYWIRLRGGQTVFPVYCDMAGGGWTMVFKALSNLTQNSNPFAVYDSHIPTAEYVLAALANTSNHRSHYKNRVATKRAWGAFDPTEARVVLFRGGNLQKELVFQASEKGPSNWYSAATLINSSWSDLKTETTNFFQIEPFCQYSSNCRVFLINRQGTDCSDAEGWVMFPMDQFCTWNTTFPVGHFMYSKGDTYARWSDENKIEVADVLAVFLI from the exons ATGAACATGACGATGTTCCTGCTAGCCATAagcgtttttgttttctcaacaaAATCTGTAAGTAGCCGAAAATGTGTGGAGGAAATCCTCTACTGTGGTGATCCCGTGTCgggaattttcaaaattggaAATTTTCCATGTTGTTATAAGGCTGAACATGCCGGAGCGTTGAAGTTCCTCAGCGGCAAGTTGTATATCTGTTTGGGCAACAAATGGGCAACGTTTGAATTCGAAAAACTATTTGTTCATGGCACGGAGTTTAACCCCGGATTTTCTTGCAAAGACATCCAAGATAGAGCAGGGAAGCGGCTTAGTGATGGAATATATTGGATTCGACTTCGAG GAGGACAAACTGTCTTTCCAGTGTATTGTGACATGGCTGGTGGAG GCTGGACTATGGTTTTCAAAGCATTAAGTAACTTAACACAGAATTCAAATCCGTTTGCGGTATACGATTCTCACATACCAACTGCAGAGTACGTTTTGGCGGCTCTAGCAAATACGAGCAACCACAGGAGTCACTACAAAAATCGCGTGGCGACGAAAAGGGCCTGGGGCGCTTTTGATCCAACTGAG GCAAGAGTAGTCTTGTTCCGTGGTGGAAATTTACAAAAGGAATTGGTCTTCCAGGCATCAGAGAAAGGGCCATCTAACTGGTATTCAGCCGCGACACTGATCAACTCTTCCTGGTCCGATTTAAAGACAGAAACTACGAACTTCTTCCAAATTGAGCCTTTTTGTCAATATTCAAGCAACTGTCGTGTCTTTCTCATAAACCGACAGGGAACAGACTGCAGTGACGCTGAGGGATGGGTTATGTTCCCTATGGACCAGTTTTGTACATGGAATACGACTTTTCCAGTCGGACACTTCATGTACAGTAAAGGAGATACTTACGCCAGATGGTCAGACGAGA ATAAAATAGAAGTAGCTGATGTGCTAGCTGTTTTCTTGATATAA
- the LOC136907898 gene encoding uncharacterized protein, which produces MKVVSYADQGIINFYDVLHSSWSFQEYNMEALSITNQYKGHYKNRLYLDGDWEYFNASQARVSLYKSGNVVKELVFNAAGSKHSDWFQKSRLKSSPWNDIWSEPQNYFSVPGYCWGSVNCRFFYINRSFGQCHGDYGWFMYTDIQHCNFELGQRVFTVQYSKFQTKAQFKDYDQVGIADVLAVFLK; this is translated from the exons ATGAAGGTGGTGTCCTATGCTGACCAAGGGATTATCAACTTTTATGATGTGCTCCACTCTTCCTGGTCCTTCCAAGAATACAACATGGAAGCTCTTAGCATCACAAACCAATACAAGGGTCACTACAAGAACCGTTTGTATCTTGATGGCGACTGGGAATATTTTAATGCATCCCAG GCAAGAGTGTCCTTGTATAAAAGTGGCAATGTTGTGAAAGAGCTGGTCTTCAATGCAGCAGGTTCAAAACACTCAGACTGGTTTCAAAAATCACGGCTCAAATCCTCTCCTTGGAATGACATTTGGAGTGAGCCACAAAATTACTTCAGTGTGCCTGGATATTGTTGGGGGTCAGTCAATTGCCGTTTTTTCTATATCAACAGGAGTTTTGGGCAATGTCATGGAGATTATGGGTGGTTCATGTACACTGACATTCAACATTGCAATTTTGAATTGGGACAACGTGTTTTTACTGTTCAGTACAGTAAATTCCAAACGAAAGCTCAATTCAAAGATTATG ACCAAGTTGGGATAGCTGATGTGCTAGCAGTGTTCTTGAAATAA
- the LOC136907888 gene encoding translin-associated protein X-like, with the protein MAVQKVHSRGDKRRYLNATEDDVPKRKIVENSPILVSFKDYQEKLDSRYDKYERLMKCNRDMTIANKRIIFLLQRISGPVSRDQIFKEADAKFLEVKEMLKKIASELVDDDPYLFNRAFSPGIQEYIEALSFYFYLKYKSLISFEEVMETCTFSNTEGNNLVLNPFDYILGIADLTGELMRLCINSAAKGDRNVSFEVCSFLRKLHNTFASLGNVSKDLSSKLKVMKASLSKVEAACYTVKVRGSEIPRFALAERLNSAVVDHVDY; encoded by the coding sequence ATGGCCGTCCAGAAAGTTCATTCAAGAGGTGACAAACGTCGTTATTTAAACGCCACAGAGGACGATGTTCCCAAGAGAAAGATAGTTGAGAACTCCCCAATTTTAGTGTCATTCAAGGACTATCAGGAAAAGCTGGATTCGCGATATGATAAGTACGAGCGCTTGATGAAGTGCAACCGAGACATGACcatagcaaacaaaagaattatCTTTCTTTTACAAAGGATTTCTGGGCCAGTCAGTCGTGACCAAATATTTAAAGAAGCTGACGCTAAGTTCCTTGAAGTCAAAGAAATGTTGAAGAAAATAGCGTCAGAGCTGGTGGATGACGATCCGTACTTGTTCAATCGAGCTTTTTCACCCGGAATACAAGAATACATCGAAGCGCTTTCGTTCTACTTCTATCTCAAATACAAAagtttgatttcatttgaaGAGGTCATGGAAACTTGCACATTCTCAAATACAGAAGGAAACAACCTTGTGTTAAACCCTTTTGACTATATTCTTGGAATTGCTGATTTGACCGGTGAACTAATGCGTTTATGTATCAACAGCGCAGCTAAAGGTGACAGAAATGTCTCTTTTGAGGTGTGCAGCTTCCTTCGTAAGCTACACAACACCTTCGCGTCTCTGGGAAATGTTTCCAAGGATCTTTCGTCAAAACTCAAAGTTATGAAAGCAAGTTTAAGTAAAGTTGAGGCTGCTTGTTATACTGTAAAAGTTCGGGGCTCAGAAATTCCACGATTTGCCTTGGCAGAGAGGTTGAATTCTGCAGTAGTTGATCATGTAGATTATTGA
- the LOC136907845 gene encoding uncharacterized protein isoform X2, whose product MNMTMFLLAISVFVFSTKSVSSRKCVEEILYCGDPVSGIFKIGNFPCCYKAEHAGALKFLSGKLYICLGNKWATFEFEKLFVHGTEFNPGFSCKDIQDRAGKRLSDGIYWIRLRGGQTVFPVYCDMAGGGWTMVFKALSNLTQNSNPFAVYDSHIPTAEYVLAALANTSNHRSHYKNRVATKRAWGAFDPTEASEKGPSNWYSAATLINSSWSDLKTETTNFFQIEPFCQYSSNCRVFLINRQGTDCSDAEGWVMFPMDQFCTWNTTFPVGHFMYSKGDTYARWSDENKIEVADVLAVFLI is encoded by the exons ATGAACATGACGATGTTCCTGCTAGCCATAagcgtttttgttttctcaacaaAATCTGTAAGTAGCCGAAAATGTGTGGAGGAAATCCTCTACTGTGGTGATCCCGTGTCgggaattttcaaaattggaAATTTTCCATGTTGTTATAAGGCTGAACATGCCGGAGCGTTGAAGTTCCTCAGCGGCAAGTTGTATATCTGTTTGGGCAACAAATGGGCAACGTTTGAATTCGAAAAACTATTTGTTCATGGCACGGAGTTTAACCCCGGATTTTCTTGCAAAGACATCCAAGATAGAGCAGGGAAGCGGCTTAGTGATGGAATATATTGGATTCGACTTCGAG GAGGACAAACTGTCTTTCCAGTGTATTGTGACATGGCTGGTGGAG GCTGGACTATGGTTTTCAAAGCATTAAGTAACTTAACACAGAATTCAAATCCGTTTGCGGTATACGATTCTCACATACCAACTGCAGAGTACGTTTTGGCGGCTCTAGCAAATACGAGCAACCACAGGAGTCACTACAAAAATCGCGTGGCGACGAAAAGGGCCTGGGGCGCTTTTGATCCAACTGAG GCATCAGAGAAAGGGCCATCTAACTGGTATTCAGCCGCGACACTGATCAACTCTTCCTGGTCCGATTTAAAGACAGAAACTACGAACTTCTTCCAAATTGAGCCTTTTTGTCAATATTCAAGCAACTGTCGTGTCTTTCTCATAAACCGACAGGGAACAGACTGCAGTGACGCTGAGGGATGGGTTATGTTCCCTATGGACCAGTTTTGTACATGGAATACGACTTTTCCAGTCGGACACTTCATGTACAGTAAAGGAGATACTTACGCCAGATGGTCAGACGAGA ATAAAATAGAAGTAGCTGATGTGCTAGCTGTTTTCTTGATATAA
- the LOC136907845 gene encoding uncharacterized protein isoform X3, producing MNMTMFLLAISVFVFSTKSVSSRKCVEEILYCGDPVSGIFKIGNFPCCYKAEHAGALKFLSGKLYICLGNKWATFEFEKLFVHGTEFNPGFSCKDIQDRAGKRLSDGIYWIRLRGGQTVFPVYCDMAGGGWTMVFKALSNLTQNSNPFAVYDSHIPTAEYVLAALANTSNHRSHYKNRVATKRAWGAFDPTEGTDCSDAEGWVMFPMDQFCTWNTTFPVGHFMYSKGDTYARWSDENKIEVADVLAVFLI from the exons ATGAACATGACGATGTTCCTGCTAGCCATAagcgtttttgttttctcaacaaAATCTGTAAGTAGCCGAAAATGTGTGGAGGAAATCCTCTACTGTGGTGATCCCGTGTCgggaattttcaaaattggaAATTTTCCATGTTGTTATAAGGCTGAACATGCCGGAGCGTTGAAGTTCCTCAGCGGCAAGTTGTATATCTGTTTGGGCAACAAATGGGCAACGTTTGAATTCGAAAAACTATTTGTTCATGGCACGGAGTTTAACCCCGGATTTTCTTGCAAAGACATCCAAGATAGAGCAGGGAAGCGGCTTAGTGATGGAATATATTGGATTCGACTTCGAG GAGGACAAACTGTCTTTCCAGTGTATTGTGACATGGCTGGTGGAG GCTGGACTATGGTTTTCAAAGCATTAAGTAACTTAACACAGAATTCAAATCCGTTTGCGGTATACGATTCTCACATACCAACTGCAGAGTACGTTTTGGCGGCTCTAGCAAATACGAGCAACCACAGGAGTCACTACAAAAATCGCGTGGCGACGAAAAGGGCCTGGGGCGCTTTTGATCCAACTGAG GGAACAGACTGCAGTGACGCTGAGGGATGGGTTATGTTCCCTATGGACCAGTTTTGTACATGGAATACGACTTTTCCAGTCGGACACTTCATGTACAGTAAAGGAGATACTTACGCCAGATGGTCAGACGAGA ATAAAATAGAAGTAGCTGATGTGCTAGCTGTTTTCTTGATATAA